In the Acyrthosiphon pisum isolate AL4f unplaced genomic scaffold, pea_aphid_22Mar2018_4r6ur Scaffold_21444;HRSCAF=24000, whole genome shotgun sequence genome, one interval contains:
- the LOC107884594 gene encoding uncharacterized protein LOC107884594 — translation IVESYGVRGGRTNRIPTVWGPFGSYAAQSNDVETGNNVILPKEQNIREEHIENAVVYNFKTPGRTTRLTRNTEDMSNKNIPDHTSGSGLRCSVKNCFNRHSKNLSLFGYPKDFTLMLMA, via the exons ATCGTAGAATCGTACGGCGTACGTGGAGGTAGAACGAACAGAATTCCTACTGTTTGGGGACCATTTG gtagttatgcTGCTCAAAGTAATGATGTTGAAACtggaaataatgtaattttaccaAAGGAACAAAATATAAG AGAGGAACATATTGAAAATGctgttgtatataattttaaaacacctGGACGGACTACTAGACTTACTAGAAACACTGAGGATatgagtaataaaaatataccg gacCATACTTCAGGATCTGGATTACGATGTTCCGTTAAAAACTGCTTTAACAGGCATTCAAAGAATCTTAGTCTCTTTGGCTATCCTAAGGATTTCACGCTCATGCTTAtggcataa